ACATTATTGCTCTTTTGGTTCACAAGTTAATGATACTAGGATGGGAAGTAagtgttttcttcttcctcttcttcttttccccACTGGAATATTAAACATTTTGACATGTGGCTTCACTGATTTCTCACATTGATGTAGTGTTTTCAACACAGGCAAGAAAGGATTTAGTTTACTGCTGGTCCATACTGTTGAAACAGAAGGTTGGCTCCGCGTATTGCTGCGTGGAATACATTGAAAACCATATGGAGCTACTAGACTTTATTGTCGTGTGGTAAGGTTATTCAATCCTTTTCCtgaattttttattgatctttTTATTTGTCATATTAATTTTCTGTGCTTCATGCACATTGGATATACATACATtgccaataaagaaaaaaagcaaattGAGTTTCCACTATTTCATGGAGTGGCCGTGgtaatttcataatttctaaGTCCGTCTGACTATAGTCAACTAGAATAATGTTATTTGGAAAACCTTGTTGCTAATTCTTGCGTTATTTAGAAAACCTTGTTGCTAATTCTTGCGTTGTTTACTTACCACTACATGTATATTCCTTCAATTTACTTACCATCCAGTGCAATGCACTTACCATGTGGTGCTGTGTACCTACCTTTCAGTGCTGTATTATTACTGATATTAAGTGGATATTTTTgtatataacatgttattataattttctaccAGTTATGATAACAAGGAAATTGCTTTGACTTGTGGAAATATGTTGAGGGAATGCATCAAATTCCCAACACTTGCAAAGTAAGACATTCAAACTTTTCTTATATGTTGCCATTACCATCATCATTACATTATGATCACCACCATCACCGTCATTATGTTTGATGCTTCATTTTGATTATGGTCTTTTGAGGCATATATATTGGGAGATTTGTGAGATGATGAGGCTCAATTCCTAGTGCATGTGTAAAAATGCTAGCTGTAAAAAGCTTGAACTTTGTTTTGATGATGATAAGTTTTGTTAACGACTCTCGTTAGGATTTATGATCTGTACATCATTGTTTAGATAGGCTAAAATCTACTCGCATACAATTTGTCCTGTGGAATTAttgaatactttttttttttttttaatgtctgggaacctctccaaggcaaggcccgtcggacccacccctgcagagtaaaccccggtcccaTGCACCGCActctcggaagtttccctacatgGAATTGGTTAAATCATTGGCTTTTCATCAGGagtgtggccccaaaggattgtttgcacccatgaggtgttgaaccttggaccttgaagggaatgatacccaagaccaaggccttcaccacaaTACTTTAACTGcaatttttatatcaaatgtGAGCTTGTTATCATCACACAACTTTGCTTAGATTTAACTATGACAAAGCCTGAGCCTTTTGTCTAAAATTTAAAGACTACCCTAAACTTGGGAGTGTAGTTTACGTACTTCTTAACATAGTTAACAGGTACCAGAAATTGAAAGTGATAAGCTTTTTCCCACCACTTCTTATTGAGGACCGATGTTTTCTGAATCCATTTTATGATATCTACCATAAATTTTCAACCTTTCCCTTCTTGTAGAGCCTCTAGCTCACCAGGTATATTTTTAAGTCTCTGTTATATGTGTTCAAGCTTTTATAGACAAATACGACTTTCATCACCTTTCTCAGTGGCCTTTTCAAATTCAATGAATATTAAACATATTGGTCTTGGACCTGCAAAATGTAATGGGTTTAGTTTTCCAGAGGAGCATTCAAGTATATGGTAGTTTGACCACTGACCTTTATATTCAAGGGTACCCTCTCTTTTATAAGGAGGAGGTCTAGCGTTGAACCCATTATTTCTGAGACTTATAAGGTTCAAGattcttctattttatttttgagaagaatgaagaaaaaaaaagatttggttGTTGCAGTATGTAGTTGAATGAGCAAAGTGGCATAGCTTCAGAAGTTGAGGTTTCTCATTCgtgttaaaattttgttatacagttatatgaaattttgaaagttaATTGTATTGTAATGGCTTTGTTAAGTAAAAAGGGGTTTTGTGGTTGTTGCTTTTGTTGGGTAATGTTGGTTTTGAGGCTGTCTTAATTTGTGCAAGTGAGTTTCATTTTTGTTTACACATTTACATTTGCTAGTGATTTTTCAGATACATATTGGAGTCTGCAAGCTTCGAGTTGTTCTTCAAATTTGTGGAGTTGCCTAATTTTGATGTTGCTTCTGATGCATTTTCTACCTTTAAGGTCAGATTATGAATGTTTAAGTTTGTATATTCTTTTGTGTTTACCCATTGAATATCTTAGTCCTTTTCTTTGCTAGTTCATTATATTTCCCTAAAGAAATTTTTGGCAGGATCTGCTTACTAAACATGGAACCGTGGTCTGTGAATATTTGACTGCTCATTATGATGAGGTTTGCTCGCTCCAAATCTTTCTTCCTCATTATGAACAAATCTAGGCAGTGGTATATATTGCTTGGAACTTCTAATGGGCTCTTTTAATAAGTATTTTATCCCTAGGCTATCTGCTTGACCATGAAGCTTTTTGGAGGATAATCTAAATTTTCTTAATTCATTGTTTTGGAGACAATCAAGTGCACCTACCCTGATATTGTGCACCTGCACGGCGTAGGCAGTGAACATAGCTTTGTTAAAAACTTATTTTCGCATATTTACATTTATTATTCGGCTTATCTATAGGAGATTCTCTTTGCAGTTCTTTGGTTCATACGAGAAACTCTTGACATCCACTAATTATGTGACAAGAAGGCAATCTTTGAAGGTAGTTCTCATCATAGTTTTCCAGTCATGTTCTCTGCTATTCTCTTGACCCATAGATGTGTTAAGAATAGACTGCTCATGAATTTTAGCTTCTCTCGGATTTTCTTTTGGAGCCTCCAAATTCCAATATAATGAAGCGCTACATTTTAGAAGTTCGGCACTTGAAAGTAATGATGACATTACTAAAGGTATAGTACTTTTATCACATCCTTTGTCCTCTGTTTCTTTTggtattatttgtttaaatgcCCATTCATGACCAATGGGCAATGCTGTAAATTCTTGTATGGATGCTTGAGAGTTCGGTTGCTGAGAATAGAATTTCAGTTTTATTCAACTAAACAGTATTCACATCATTTTCATGTTCTTTTGCCTCTTTTGCTCAGCTTTCCTTGTCTCATATTTCTAGTTTACATGCATACAGTTTAATTGCTGTTGCTGTTTATACTGATATTCATATCGACATCAAGACATGCACTTTCTGCTGCTTATGGCAAGATATGAGATCTTATCAATTATCCAATTCCATCCTTAGATTTGTCCTCACGATACAAATTAAAGTATCAACTACCTTAGCGTGGATGGGTTTAGGTGCTCAGTAAAATTTCTGCTTTTTAGGAAACTAAATTAATAGCTTTATCTTGAATATGAACTTTAGATGTATCACATCCACCGAAACCTTTCAAGCATTGTTTTTCCCCTTTATTTGCCCAGTCTGATTACATTGTCCTATTCTGCCTCCTGGGTTGATTCGAACTTTGAGTTGATAGGGTTAAATCTTGGTAAATTGACGGGAAGCCCAATCTATAATAAAATAGCTTTCCAAGTTCTGTATCATGAAAATTACTGAATAATACATGTATGTAAGAGTTTCTTCTCAttgctttgaattttttaattgtctGAACAGGATTCAAGCAAAAATATCCAGATATCTGCTTTCCACATTTTCAAGGTGCTTaaatttgtttcctttcttgtATTGTATCTGTAGTTgcagagcattagcattggtctatgcatatgcatatgcaaaatcacctcttttgcaTATCCACTTTGCCATTCAAGTAAAATTCCCACATTGGCTTATgtatatttgagacaaaataataataaaatattattattttattattattaattttttgctaaaatcaatttttttatatatattttgcaattagcatccactacatacatttgacattaataatacaaatgcaataataaaaaatataattttttatatattattttaaaaatataataaaatgaaaaaaatatatacaatatattataataataaaatgaatgtgcaagtgaaagttttttgtgttgttgaaggagggagaaaatgcaaggattgtgagagagagtaggaggggagaaataattattaaaatatgatttgtaagGTGAATAGTggttatccaaatttggataagcACTGTTCATAGGTagctaaatatttggatatgcattAGCCAATGTGGAGGATTTTAgggtcatattatgcaaatatgactttgcatatgcatatgcatagatcAATGCTAATGCTATGCTGCTGCTTTTTTTTTCACGATCCTTCTGGTGCACTTAGAAAGTACCACTGGTGTCCTCTAAATGTCCACTTCTttgacaacatatatatttggccATTTGTTCAGAATTAGGTTCTTCTACTTTGCGTTACCATCCATGCTtctcatttatttgtttgttttctaGGTTTTTGTTGCTAATCCTAACAAGCCAGGGGAAATAAAGGTTATTCTAGCAAAAAACCACAAGAAACTGCTGGAATTGCTTCACAATCTTTCTGCTGGCAAAGGTTATTATATCGTTTTAGCAGTGTATCTTCTAGACAGCAGCAGCACATTGACTACTTAAAAAGGGGGCTCGAAATGGTCTTTTAAACTAGTCTGCATGAaaccttccttttcttttgtggCTGCCACCGCTAACTTATCAATCTTTGCAGGTGCCGAAGATGAGCAATTTGAAGAGGAAAAGGAACTGATCATTAAGGAAATTGGCAGAGTATCTCGCTTACCAGTTCTTGAATGCTAGTTCATGTCTCCTAGTTTGTCGCTTTTCCTTCTGGTCTGATAATCCTATTCTTGAGGCTTAATGTCCATTCTTGTGTATTAATGGATCTTACAAACACTGTTTGATTTTGACCAAGAAGTAAGTAGATAAATACCTACAAACTAATGGAAGAACAGAATATGTGAGAGCCGTGTATGTTCATCTTGTTGATTCAAAATGCATTACTTTCTTAATATAGTCTGCTAGAAAACCCCATGTTGGGTATTCACAGTGATCGATTTTAACTGGAAATATATTGCTATGGCATTTAATGCATGCCCTTCACCCACCCCGATTCTTCCATGCTTATCTCTTGTCTGAAAGCTCGTGCCCATATGAACTTGCCTCGTTGACGGGGCATTCTACAGCCACAGCCATAGCCATCGACTATCAAAATATGGGGGGTTTGGGAGGGGAAGCTTTCGAGTCTAGAATGTGCCATGAAGTGCTGGCAGAGATGGACACTAATCAATCAATCATCCAAGACAAACACTTTATTTTATGGAT
Above is a genomic segment from Juglans microcarpa x Juglans regia isolate MS1-56 chromosome 1D, Jm3101_v1.0, whole genome shotgun sequence containing:
- the LOC121242160 gene encoding calcium-binding protein 39 isoform X1 yields the protein MSFSFFKPSRPRSPQEVAKAIKDSLTALDTKTVVEVKALEKALEEVEKNFGIMRCMLCGEGDTEPNADQVTQLVQEICKEDIIALLVHKLMILGWEARKDLVYCWSILLKQKVGSAYCCVEYIENHMELLDFIVVCYDNKEIALTCGNMLRECIKFPTLAKYILESASFELFFKFVELPNFDVASDAFSTFKDLLTKHGTVVCEYLTAHYDEFFGSYEKLLTSTNYVTRRQSLKLLSDFLLEPPNSNIMKRYILEVRHLKVMMTLLKDSSKNIQISAFHIFKVFVANPNKPGEIKVILAKNHKKLLELLHNLSAGKGAEDEQFEEEKELIIKEIGRVSRLPVLEC
- the LOC121242160 gene encoding calcium-binding protein 39 isoform X2; amino-acid sequence: MSFSFFKPSRPRSPQEVAKAIKDSLTALDTKTVVEVKALEKALEEVEKNFGIMRCMLCGEGDTEPNADQVTQLVQEICKEDIIALLVHKLMILGWEARKDLVYCWSILLKQKVGSAYCCVEYIENHMELLDFIVVCYDNKEIALTCGNMLRECIKFPTLAKYILESASFELFFKFVELPNFDVASDAFSTFKDLLTKHGTVVCEYLTAHYDEFFGSYEKLLTSTNYVTRRQSLKLLSDFLLEPPNSNIMKRYILEVRHLKVMMTLLKDSSKNIQISAFHIFKVLKFVSFLVLYL